The Armatimonadota bacterium DNA segment TCTGCCCCCACGCCGCGCACGACCCTGCAAATACCCCGAAGCACTCATCCTCACCCTGCTATTGCTGGGCGTGCGCGAAAACGCCTCCTACCGACGCCTGCTTTTTGCGCTTGCCCCCGAAATCCTGCCCGACCACCCCCTGCCTTAGCCTACCGCTTGCAGCATCTTGCAGACAAACGCCTGCACCAATGGGGCGGCGTATGCGGATGAGGGGCGTCTGTTGTGGAAGTGGGTGGAGCATCATGGGCTTGGTGGGTTGTCGTGTGGCACTTTATTGGTTGGGGACGGGTTGTATGGTTATCGGGCGCAGTTATTGGTTGCGTTGGAGCGTGCGGGTTGGTTACCTGTGGCTGTGGCTCGGGATGGCGTGTGGCAGCAGGTGCGTGCCGATGCGCGGTTGCGTGCGGAGGTGTATGGTTGGGCGTTGCGGGAGCGTTATCGGAGTGAGCAGGTGTTTGGTAGTGTGAAGGGAGTTTAAGGGAGTGTGTGGCGAGCGCGTTCGTGGGAGGGTGCACGGGTGTGGGTGTGGGGCATGTTTGTGATGTGGAACATGGTGGGTGTGGTGCAGGTAGTGGAGGCTGGTTTTCTTGCTTGGTGTGTGGGAGATGAGCGTCTATACGATTTTTCGAACAGCCTCTCAAAACCCTTGACTCCTTTGGTAAGTGGTGTTATAATGAGGTTGTTAGTTGAACGCCAAACTATTTTTAGTCTTAATTCGTTGAACGTTAGACTAGGAAAGATAAATGCCTGAAGGAACTCCGACCATCAAAGATGTCGCCGAACGGGCGGGAGTGTCGGTAACCACCGTAACCAACGTGCTGCACGGACGAGGAGGTCGCTTCTCGGAGGAGACCAGAGAGCGCGTGCTGCAGGCAGTGGAAGAGCTGGGTTACCGTCCTAACCAGATTGCACGCATTCTGGTTCGCCGACGCAGCCACACACTGGGTGTGGTGGTAGAACATTTTCGTGGTGCGCTATTGGGTAACCCGTACTACTCTACTCTGCTGGACGGCATTCTTGCCGAAGCGGTGCAGTCGGGTTACCAGATAAAGATAATCGCGCTGGAACGCCCTGACCCAACCCATGCACGTATGAACACGGAGGACGGCTCTATCGACGGCGCGATTCTGGCTGCGCCTCTACATCAAAGCCCTCTGTTGCAGTGGGTGGAGAACTGCAATATTCCCCGTGTGGTGGCGGGCAGCAGCCCACGCGACCTGCGCGCCGCCTGTGTAGATGTAGATGACGAGGGATCGGTTTACGCCGCCGTCAAGTGGCTGATAGAGCTCGGACACCGACGCATCGCCTTCATTGCCGGTCCGACCAGCTACTGGAGCGCAAGGCAGCGCGAACAAGCCTACCTGCGCGCCCTGCACGACGCGGGTATCACCCCTACCCCACACTGGATACGGCGGGGCAACTACAGCACGCTTTCGGGGCGGCAGGCGATGGAACTGCTGTTGCAGGTGCGTCCAGCGTTCTCGGCGGTGGTGAGCTGTAACGACTGGATGGCTTTGGGTGCGCTGGAGGTGCTTCGCCGTAAGGGATTACTGGTGCCCGATGATATATCGGTGCTGGGCTTTGACGATGTAGAGGCAGCGGCGGTCGCTTCTCCACCCCTGACCACCATCCGGCAGCCGGTGCGCGAAATCGGCATCACCGCCGCCCGACTGCTGATTCAACAGATCGAGAGCGGCAAACCATCTACCGAGCACGTGATATTCCCGGGTGAGCTGGTGCAGCGAGACAGTGTAGTCCCCTGTTCGCCTGAACCGCCCGACAGCATAAAGCAACAACAGCGCACACGCCCGCGGCGCAGGCGCTATTCACTCTGAACAGGAGGTGTAGGCTCCTATGAACATGAAAAAAGAAGTTTCTCCATCCGTGGCGATAGCGGTTATCGTTATTGCCATGCTCATTGCAGGTTTCTTCCTGTATCGGGCTTTCGTGGGAAACCGTCCCAGTACCGCGCCCTCGCAGATGGGCTTGAAGGTGAACGAACTGGTCAACCGCACAGGGGGCGATGCCCGATTGCTCACCTCGGAGGAACGCAAGCTGGTGATGGAAGCTATCCAGCAACGGATGATCCCACCAGGCATCTTTAGAAACCTGGACATGAGCCAGGCAAATCCAACCAACTAATCCCAAAACCAAAGGAGGTTCGCTGACATGTCACGCAACAGAGCGTTCACGCTCATCGAACTGCTCGTCGTCATCGCGATTATCGCGATACTGGCGGCGATCCTGTTCCCGGTGTTCGCTCGCGCCCGGGAGATGGCACGCAAAACCTCGTGCCTTTCCAACATCAAGCAGCTGTCTCTGGCGGTGCTGCAGTATGCGCAGGATTACGATGAGACCCTGCCTTACCCCGGCTGGTCGCCCATTGAGACGCCTGCTGGACTGGCGTGCCACGGCTGGCGATACGCCGTGCAACCCTACATCAAGAACACAGGTATCTACCTGTGTATGAGCTTCGAACAGCCGGGCGAGCCGATCTGGAACTGGTCGTGCTACCACGGCACCGAGGGTGTGTATCCCCCTGCGCTCATGAGCCGATTAAGCGAGACTGGCTATACGATGGAGATGAACATCGGCATCAAGCGCTCCTACGGCGGCGCAGCCAACTGGGCGCAAAAGAACGAGGTTGGCGTGCGCCTGGGCTGGATTGTGAACCCGCTGCTGCCTAACCCGGTGCAGCTGGCAGCCATTCCCCGCCCCGCCACTGTCATCCAGCTGCTGGAATCGCGCGAGTACTGGAACGACCACGGCCCCTGGGTGGTCAACGGCGACTGGTTCCGAGCCTGGTTCGACCAGAACAAGGGCGTGGTCACCTCGCACAACGGCATCAGCAACTGGAGCTTCCACGATGGTCATGTGAAAGCCATCAAGCTATGCGCCACGATGGGCGCGCTGAACTGGACCAACGAACAGGGTCCCACCGACGACTATCTGTGGGACTGGAAGCCCGCCCAGCAAGTGGAGTGGCTGCGCGACTGGCGTGACCGCTGCCGCACTATCCCCGAGTACCAGTAATCCAGCCCAAGGGTTCGAGCCTCCCTGCCCGGAGGCTCGAACCGGCTTTCTATCCCTCCCCCACACCTTGACACCGCCGCCCCAAAAAGCGTATCCTTTAATATCGGCGTGACTCTCAACACGAAAGAGGCAACATGGGCTCCCTTCCTTTTGAACTGGTAGCGGTAGACCTGGACGGCACACTGGCTGACGAGCACAACCGCTGTTCCCCGGTGGACTTGCGAGCGATGCACGCGGTGGCAGAACGGGGGGCATACGTGGTCATCGCCTCCGGCAGGATGCACGCTGCCACCGAACGCTTCTGGCAGGAAGCGCAACTGAACGCGCCCATCCTTTCCTACAACGGCGCGATGATCAAGCACCCACGCGATGGCTTCATCTGGTTCCACCTGACCGTACCCGCTCCTTTTGCGGACGAGATAGTGGATTTTTGCGAAACGAAAGGCTATCACCTCAACTACTACCTGAACGACCACCTTTACGTGAAGGAAGAGACCCCATGGTCGCAGCTGTACCATCAGCGCACGGGGTCGGTCATCGAGCCGGTGGGCAGTCTCACGCGCTTCCGGGGGCACTCCCCTACCAAACTCATCCTGATTGATACCCCCGAAACGACCGATCAGCTCAGGGAGATGTTTCACGACCGCTTCGGGGAGCGGCTGAACATCATCAAGAGCAACGATGAATATCTGGAGTTCATGCACCCGGGCGCGAACAAGGCGCGCACGCTGCAACGTCTGGCGTATCAGCTGGGCGTGCCGCGCGAGCGCGTGCTGGCTATCGGCGACGGCAACAACGACATCCCCATGATGCGCTGGGCGGGTTACGCGGTGGCAATGGGCAACGCCAAACCAGCAGTCAAGGAGCTGGCGCACCAGATTGCTCCGCCGATTGAGCAAAACGGGCTGGCGGTTGCACTCGTCGATATATTCAGATTAGACCAGAAGGAGGTTTTCGGCTCTTGACGCCACACCGTCTGAGATATCTCACTGCACTATTCCTGCTAA contains these protein-coding regions:
- a CDS encoding LacI family transcriptional regulator — its product is MPEGTPTIKDVAERAGVSVTTVTNVLHGRGGRFSEETRERVLQAVEELGYRPNQIARILVRRRSHTLGVVVEHFRGALLGNPYYSTLLDGILAEAVQSGYQIKIIALERPDPTHARMNTEDGSIDGAILAAPLHQSPLLQWVENCNIPRVVAGSSPRDLRAACVDVDDEGSVYAAVKWLIELGHRRIAFIAGPTSYWSARQREQAYLRALHDAGITPTPHWIRRGNYSTLSGRQAMELLLQVRPAFSAVVSCNDWMALGALEVLRRKGLLVPDDISVLGFDDVEAAAVASPPLTTIRQPVREIGITAARLLIQQIESGKPSTEHVIFPGELVQRDSVVPCSPEPPDSIKQQQRTRPRRRRYSL
- a CDS encoding hydrolase, producing MGSLPFELVAVDLDGTLADEHNRCSPVDLRAMHAVAERGAYVVIASGRMHAATERFWQEAQLNAPILSYNGAMIKHPRDGFIWFHLTVPAPFADEIVDFCETKGYHLNYYLNDHLYVKEETPWSQLYHQRTGSVIEPVGSLTRFRGHSPTKLILIDTPETTDQLREMFHDRFGERLNIIKSNDEYLEFMHPGANKARTLQRLAYQLGVPRERVLAIGDGNNDIPMMRWAGYAVAMGNAKPAVKELAHQIAPPIEQNGLAVALVDIFRLDQKEVFGS